A single Carnobacterium alterfunditum DSM 5972 DNA region contains:
- the mnmH gene encoding tRNA 2-selenouridine(34) synthase MnmH, whose translation MFKDITPHDLYRLKEKGDTIVDVRSPKEYEEATIPGAINIPLFTNEERAAVGTTYKQKGKEAAQDLGLELFSEKLPAFIQHFKQLETPVTVFCWRGGMRSETAATVVDLMNIPVNRLSGGIKAYHDWNKEQFGTIRIPPLYVLNGHTGNGKTDILLQLKEEGYPVIDLEGMANHRGSIFGHIGLEPRNQRTFNLLLGEALFQYQDEAFILIEGESLRIGNITIPERFYRHKEISPQLFINLPLDERVKNILADYSPHDYHDQFIEAFQVIKRRIHTPVANATAQALEEKDYPVVVKNLLIHYYDLRYNHSTACSDNLNISIEELSVADAKEKVKQYLSSKKLT comes from the coding sequence ATGTTTAAAGATATAACACCACATGATCTTTATCGACTAAAAGAAAAGGGAGATACCATTGTCGATGTTCGTTCACCAAAAGAATATGAAGAAGCAACAATTCCAGGTGCAATCAACATTCCCCTTTTCACGAACGAAGAACGGGCAGCGGTTGGAACAACCTATAAGCAAAAAGGTAAAGAAGCAGCACAAGACCTTGGTTTAGAGCTTTTCTCAGAAAAATTACCAGCCTTTATTCAGCACTTCAAGCAACTAGAGACACCAGTAACCGTATTTTGTTGGCGCGGAGGCATGCGTAGTGAGACCGCCGCAACGGTTGTGGATTTAATGAATATCCCTGTAAATCGTTTAAGTGGCGGGATCAAGGCCTATCATGACTGGAATAAGGAACAGTTTGGTACAATACGTATTCCACCATTGTACGTCTTAAATGGGCATACCGGAAACGGAAAAACAGACATCCTTCTTCAACTGAAGGAAGAGGGCTATCCCGTTATTGATTTAGAAGGTATGGCTAATCATCGAGGTTCGATCTTCGGTCATATCGGACTCGAACCTCGAAATCAACGAACGTTTAATCTATTATTAGGTGAAGCCTTATTCCAATATCAAGATGAAGCTTTCATACTCATTGAAGGGGAAAGCTTAAGGATCGGTAATATAACGATACCTGAGCGCTTCTATCGCCATAAAGAAATAAGTCCTCAATTATTTATTAATCTTCCCTTAGACGAGCGAGTAAAAAATATTTTAGCAGATTATTCACCCCATGATTATCACGATCAATTTATTGAAGCATTTCAGGTTATCAAACGTCGTATTCACACACCTGTAGCGAATGCGACAGCACAAGCTCTTGAAGAAAAAGACTATCCAGTAGTCGTAAAGAACCTTTTGATACATTATTATGACCTCCGATACAATCATTCGACCGCTTGTTCCGATAACTTGAACATATCGATTGAAGAATTATCAGTCGCAGATG
- the selD gene encoding selenide, water dikinase SelD: MTQVKLTTLTKKGGCGCKIGPSDLREVLQQLPTTTKDPNLLVGLDTGDDAGVYKLTDELAIVQTVDFFTPIVDDPYDFGQIAAANALSDVYAMGGTPITALNIVAFPISTLDKAILTEILRGASDKLQEAGCSLVGGHSIDDEEPKFGLAVTGTIHPEHIHTNAGAKKGDKLILTKPIGVGISTTAIKKNLLTEEETKNVTRVMATLNKSAAKVMNQFNVHACTDITGFGLLGHLTEMATESHQALTIRKDDVPVLPRVRDLAEQGAIPGGSRNNLNHVKSVVHFENHHDEIDQLILADAITSGGLLMAVSAHDASALLESLRLSGIDAQQIGEVSAGDAGHIYVK, from the coding sequence ATGACTCAAGTAAAATTAACCACTCTTACAAAAAAAGGCGGTTGTGGCTGTAAAATTGGTCCAAGTGACTTACGTGAGGTACTTCAACAACTTCCCACAACAACAAAAGATCCTAATCTTCTTGTTGGTTTAGATACGGGTGACGATGCGGGCGTCTATAAATTAACGGATGAACTGGCAATTGTCCAGACCGTTGATTTTTTCACCCCGATTGTTGATGATCCTTATGATTTCGGCCAAATTGCTGCTGCGAATGCGTTGAGTGACGTGTACGCAATGGGTGGAACACCGATTACCGCATTGAATATCGTGGCTTTCCCTATTTCTACCTTGGATAAAGCGATTCTCACTGAGATTTTACGCGGTGCAAGCGATAAATTACAAGAAGCAGGCTGTAGCCTTGTAGGGGGTCACTCGATTGATGACGAAGAACCGAAGTTTGGCCTTGCAGTAACTGGTACTATTCATCCTGAGCATATACACACGAATGCCGGAGCTAAAAAAGGCGATAAACTTATCCTCACGAAACCAATCGGAGTGGGTATTTCAACCACCGCCATTAAAAAAAATTTATTGACAGAAGAGGAAACTAAAAATGTTACCCGTGTCATGGCAACCCTCAATAAATCAGCGGCAAAAGTCATGAATCAGTTTAATGTTCATGCATGTACTGATATAACCGGCTTTGGGCTGTTAGGCCACCTCACTGAAATGGCCACCGAAAGTCATCAAGCATTAACCATTAGAAAGGATGACGTACCCGTCTTACCGCGTGTACGTGATCTTGCAGAACAAGGCGCTATTCCTGGCGGCTCAAGAAATAATTTAAACCATGTAAAAAGTGTTGTCCATTTTGAAAACCATCACGATGAGATCGATCAGCTCATTTTAGCGGATGCAATCACCTCTGGCGGATTACTAATGGCAGTAAGTGCACATGATGCTTCAGCATTACTTGAATCTTTACGACTCAGCGGAATCGACGCTCAACAGATCGGGGAAGTATCGGCTGGCGATGCTGGTCATATCTATGTTAAATAA
- a CDS encoding flavodoxin domain-containing protein, with the protein MKTLIAYASKHGCTEKCAKLLEEHLDGETERVNLKEQTEVDFSKYDKVVLGSPVYVGKILKEVDTFAKTHLNELEQKTIGLFICGMQEEHTLRNELEVNYPTELQEKALVRECFGGAFDFSDMNFAEKMITKKVAKIDKDVSAIREDAIQSFAETLNQQH; encoded by the coding sequence ATGAAAACCTTGATAGCCTATGCGAGTAAACATGGCTGTACTGAAAAATGTGCGAAACTGCTGGAAGAACACTTAGATGGAGAAACTGAGAGAGTCAACTTGAAGGAGCAGACTGAAGTTGACTTTTCAAAATACGATAAAGTCGTGCTTGGCAGTCCAGTATATGTAGGAAAGATATTGAAAGAAGTAGATACTTTTGCGAAAACCCATTTAAATGAACTGGAACAAAAAACGATTGGCCTGTTTATTTGTGGCATGCAGGAAGAACATACACTGAGAAACGAACTGGAAGTCAATTACCCGACCGAATTACAGGAAAAAGCCTTAGTAAGAGAATGTTTTGGAGGAGCGTTTGACTTCAGTGACATGAATTTTGCAGAAAAAATGATCACAAAAAAAGTAGCGAAAATTGACAAGGATGTATCTGCTATTCGAGAAGATGCAATCCAAAGTTTTGCGGAGACACTAAATCAGCAACATTGA
- a CDS encoding M28 family metallopeptidase: MQDHELFTKMDEILNYISVEIGERLTGSENNKKVEAYVENYFKNQGYDVELQQFDCLDFKTADAKLTFKDETIPVKPSYYTTGCSVTGEYVKIETVEELKRSDLTDKIAVLHGDLTKEQIMPKSFPFYNPEKHQEIVQILEEKNPAAIVTVVEKDGSIFEDGDFAIPSVYVSKNEGEVLLKNNGEIKLVINAAKEDSHGANVIARLNPKKRRKLVVTAHMDTKTGTPGALDNATGIAILLLLSHLIKPEDIDFCLELLLLNGEDYYSIPGQLAYMETYLQKTEDILLAINCDGVGLKKSSTAVFLTECDSAIEDLLNPIILNSTGMDFIAPWFQGDHMLFALKHIPTVAFTSSGIFQILDTIIHTGKDTVNLVDDEKVIKVVRVIEEIIKVFKK; the protein is encoded by the coding sequence ATGCAGGATCACGAGCTCTTTACAAAAATGGATGAGATTTTAAATTACATCAGTGTGGAGATCGGTGAGCGTTTAACGGGGTCAGAAAACAATAAGAAAGTCGAAGCGTACGTAGAAAACTATTTCAAAAATCAAGGTTACGACGTCGAGTTACAGCAATTCGATTGCCTGGATTTCAAAACGGCAGATGCCAAGTTGACTTTTAAAGATGAAACTATTCCAGTTAAGCCCTCCTATTATACAACTGGGTGCAGTGTGACCGGTGAATATGTAAAAATCGAAACGGTGGAGGAACTGAAAAGAAGTGATTTGACAGATAAGATCGCAGTCTTGCACGGCGATTTGACAAAAGAACAGATCATGCCAAAAAGTTTTCCTTTTTACAATCCAGAAAAACATCAGGAAATCGTTCAGATACTGGAAGAAAAAAATCCGGCAGCCATCGTTACGGTCGTTGAGAAGGATGGATCCATTTTTGAGGACGGCGACTTCGCCATACCCAGTGTTTATGTGTCAAAAAATGAAGGCGAGGTATTACTTAAAAATAACGGGGAAATAAAACTGGTGATCAACGCAGCGAAAGAAGATTCTCATGGAGCCAACGTTATAGCCCGACTGAATCCAAAAAAGAGACGGAAACTCGTTGTAACGGCTCATATGGATACGAAAACGGGGACTCCGGGAGCTTTGGATAACGCTACTGGCATCGCCATTCTATTATTATTGAGTCATTTGATCAAACCAGAGGACATCGATTTCTGTCTTGAATTGTTATTGCTGAACGGCGAAGATTATTATTCGATACCGGGACAGTTGGCATATATGGAGACCTACCTTCAAAAAACTGAGGATATCCTGCTAGCCATTAACTGCGATGGCGTCGGCTTGAAAAAGAGTTCAACAGCTGTTTTTTTGACAGAATGCGATAGTGCAATAGAAGACCTACTGAATCCAATCATACTTAACTCAACAGGTATGGACTTCATAGCTCCCTGGTTTCAAGGCGATCATATGTTGTTTGCCTTGAAACATATACCGACCGTTGCTTTTACCTCTAGTGGTATTTTTCAGATATTAGATACTATCATTCACACAGGAAAGGATACAGTTAACTTGGTTGATGATGAAAAAGTCATTAAGGTCGTTCGAGTGATCGAAGAAATCATAAAAGTATTTAAAAAGTAG
- a CDS encoding alanine/glycine:cation symporter family protein, with product MDTFMEINETINGLVWGWPLLALILGTGMYLTVRTGFISFTKFSYVMKQTLFKMFAKKQKGEGEVTAFQAVATALAAAVGTGNIAGVGTAIAIGGPGAIFWMWLAALFGMATKFGEVVLSIEYREKTEDGHFVGGPMYYLDKGANKKWLGVLFAIFGTVATFGIGNMVQSNSVAASLKSTFDIDPLVTGIVLAIAVSLVTLGGIKKIGLVTSVLVPVMAAVYIIGGLIIIILNIELVPAAFGVIFHDAFTGTAATGGFVGSTMAMTIRFGIARGVFTNEAGLGSAPIAHAAATTDHPVRQGLWGIFEVFIDTLVICTITALVIVMTGVWETGLDGAALTTVAFDKGMPFGGKIVTFGLIFFAFSTLLGWSYYGERCMEYLFGPKSIVIYRLIFLPLIVVGAVGGLRVVWAIADTLNGLMALPNLIGLLLLSPVIARLTKEYFGKEGIYQKERKKVK from the coding sequence ATGGATACTTTTATGGAAATCAATGAGACGATTAATGGTCTTGTATGGGGTTGGCCGCTACTAGCTCTTATTTTAGGAACAGGCATGTACTTGACGGTAAGGACGGGATTTATATCCTTCACTAAATTTAGTTATGTTATGAAACAAACACTTTTCAAAATGTTTGCCAAAAAACAAAAAGGTGAAGGGGAAGTAACGGCCTTTCAAGCAGTGGCCACAGCTTTAGCAGCTGCAGTCGGTACGGGAAATATTGCCGGTGTTGGTACGGCTATAGCTATAGGTGGACCAGGTGCGATTTTCTGGATGTGGCTTGCGGCCTTATTTGGAATGGCGACGAAATTCGGCGAGGTTGTCTTGTCCATCGAGTACCGAGAAAAGACTGAGGATGGCCACTTTGTAGGTGGACCGATGTACTACCTTGATAAAGGAGCAAATAAGAAATGGCTCGGTGTACTATTTGCCATTTTTGGTACGGTAGCAACCTTTGGAATTGGGAATATGGTTCAGTCTAATTCTGTTGCGGCTTCACTTAAAAGTACGTTTGATATCGATCCTTTAGTGACGGGAATTGTTTTAGCGATTGCTGTCAGTTTAGTCACTTTAGGTGGTATCAAGAAAATCGGACTGGTTACCTCAGTGCTAGTGCCGGTAATGGCAGCCGTTTATATTATTGGTGGCTTAATTATTATTATTCTTAATATCGAACTTGTCCCTGCGGCATTTGGCGTTATATTCCATGATGCCTTCACTGGAACAGCAGCCACTGGTGGTTTTGTTGGTTCCACAATGGCAATGACCATCCGCTTCGGTATTGCCAGAGGGGTCTTTACAAATGAAGCTGGGCTGGGAAGCGCACCTATTGCTCATGCAGCGGCGACAACAGATCACCCTGTCAGACAAGGTCTTTGGGGCATTTTTGAAGTCTTCATCGATACACTTGTTATATGTACCATTACAGCTCTAGTTATTGTCATGACCGGTGTATGGGAAACGGGCTTGGACGGTGCCGCTTTAACAACGGTCGCGTTTGATAAAGGGATGCCGTTTGGCGGAAAAATCGTAACATTTGGTTTGATCTTCTTTGCATTCTCAACATTATTGGGTTGGTCATACTACGGCGAACGTTGCATGGAGTATTTATTCGGACCCAAATCAATTGTGATATATCGACTCATTTTTCTTCCACTCATTGTAGTCGGAGCAGTTGGCGGATTGCGCGTCGTCTGGGCTATTGCAGATACATTGAACGGCTTGATGGCATTGCCGAACTTGATCGGACTGTTACTGTTGAGTCCAGTCATCGCACGCTTGACCAAGGAATACTTTGGTAAAGAAGGCATTTATCAAAAAGAGCGAAAAAAAGTTAAATGA
- a CDS encoding PTS sugar transporter subunit IIA codes for MLSEFLKGNSNFIDKVSSWEESIVIASQPLIEKAYIELEYIQAMIENVRVNGSYIVIVPEIAMPHATTDKGVNKTSMSFLKLNEPVIFPGNHEVKLLFVLATEDNTTHLELLSDLSSILIEEEIKEMLKSAKNEEELVRVIKMVEE; via the coding sequence ATGTTAAGCGAATTTTTAAAAGGAAATTCAAACTTTATAGATAAAGTATCATCCTGGGAAGAATCTATAGTAATTGCTTCTCAGCCTTTAATTGAAAAGGCTTACATTGAATTGGAATATATACAAGCCATGATAGAAAACGTAAGAGTAAATGGATCATATATTGTGATAGTACCTGAAATTGCCATGCCTCATGCAACGACGGATAAAGGTGTCAATAAAACAAGTATGTCATTTTTGAAGTTAAACGAACCGGTTATTTTTCCTGGAAATCATGAAGTGAAACTTCTTTTTGTGTTAGCTACTGAAGATAATACGACTCACTTAGAACTGCTCTCAGACCTCTCATCAATTCTGATTGAGGAAGAGATTAAGGAGATGCTGAAGTCTGCTAAAAATGAAGAAGAACTAGTTAGGGTAATTAAGATGGTGGAAGAATGA
- a CDS encoding nucleoside/nucleotide kinase family protein — translation MKLNVNGFNIEANYTEQEIQSVFLPLLKEIIKKREKKGKRLIVFLAAPPGTGKTTLSLFLKKIYDENFSSFTFQSISIDGFHHKRDYLLSNYITDDNKKILLNNIKGSPETFDIESLKTALSELEDSSVLWPMYDRNKHDVSEEKTEVDADIVLIEGNWLLLNEYKWKELIDFCDLSIFIQADEAVLRTRLIERKMRGGVSLKDATTFYEQSDNKNINRVLTNHHTPDITWILNNKKEIVKG, via the coding sequence ATGAAATTAAATGTGAACGGATTTAATATAGAAGCAAATTATACTGAGCAGGAGATACAATCAGTTTTTTTACCCCTTTTAAAAGAAATCATTAAAAAACGGGAGAAGAAAGGAAAAAGATTAATCGTTTTTCTCGCCGCACCACCGGGAACTGGAAAAACCACACTGAGTCTCTTTCTGAAAAAAATTTATGACGAAAATTTTTCTTCTTTCACTTTTCAATCAATTTCTATAGACGGCTTTCACCATAAAAGAGACTATTTATTATCAAACTATATTACTGATGATAATAAAAAGATCCTGTTGAATAATATCAAGGGTAGTCCAGAAACATTTGATATCGAATCGTTGAAAACAGCTTTGAGTGAGTTGGAAGATAGCTCAGTATTGTGGCCGATGTACGATCGGAACAAACACGACGTCAGTGAAGAAAAAACTGAGGTTGATGCAGATATTGTTTTGATCGAGGGGAATTGGCTGCTTCTGAATGAATATAAATGGAAAGAATTGATCGATTTTTGTGATCTCAGCATATTTATCCAGGCAGACGAAGCTGTATTAAGAACGAGATTAATCGAAAGGAAAATGAGGGGGGGAGTAAGCTTGAAAGATGCTACCACTTTTTATGAACAGAGTGATAATAAAAATATAAACAGAGTACTCACGAATCATCACACTCCGGATATTACATGGATATTAAATAATAAAAAAGAAATTGTGAAAGGTTGA
- a CDS encoding PTS mannitol transporter subunit IICB, translating to MIDTGTENIKASNRAKVQAFGGFLTNMVLPNIGAFIAWGILTALFIPTGWFPNEDLAAIVGPAITYLLPLLLAHTGGRMVGGQRGAVMGTIGAIGLIVGSEIPMFLGAMVIGPLGGWLIKKVDKVIVDKIPAGFEMVVNNFSIGILGFLLMLFSFFVIGPIIELANSFVTVAIEALVSTGFLPLLSLINEPAKVLFLNNVIDQGIYYPLGLQETLEVGKSIYFTVASNPGPGLGLLLAFTFFGKKVARRTAPGAIIIHFFGGIHELYFPYVLMKPITILGMIAGGMSGVLTFQIFGAGLVAGPSPGSIFAYLALTPRGNFIGIIAGVLVGTVVSFLVTAAILKADKSIDDEEDEFEASVEKSKRMKTEGKNLYASGTTTVAQPVKKIAFACDAGLGSSALGATTFKKRLKKVDLDEIEVKNYRIEDVPEESDIIVVHKNLLERTRMKHPNTRIVTIENYIEDSNLQDLLNELKEG from the coding sequence ATGATTGATACAGGAACTGAAAATATAAAGGCAAGTAATCGGGCTAAGGTTCAAGCTTTCGGTGGTTTTCTAACCAACATGGTTCTCCCTAATATTGGCGCATTCATCGCCTGGGGGATTCTGACAGCTCTATTTATTCCCACCGGTTGGTTCCCTAATGAAGATCTCGCAGCTATAGTTGGTCCGGCTATAACCTATTTACTGCCATTACTTTTAGCACATACTGGAGGCCGAATGGTCGGAGGACAGCGTGGAGCAGTTATGGGAACTATTGGTGCAATCGGATTGATTGTAGGATCTGAAATTCCAATGTTCCTAGGAGCGATGGTTATCGGTCCTTTAGGTGGTTGGCTCATTAAGAAAGTTGATAAAGTAATTGTTGATAAGATACCAGCTGGCTTTGAGATGGTGGTTAATAACTTTTCCATCGGTATATTAGGATTTTTATTAATGCTCTTCTCGTTCTTTGTTATTGGTCCTATTATTGAATTAGCTAATTCTTTTGTAACTGTTGCAATTGAGGCGTTAGTTTCTACAGGTTTTTTGCCGCTTCTTTCACTTATAAACGAACCAGCTAAAGTCTTATTTTTGAATAATGTTATTGACCAAGGAATTTATTATCCATTAGGTTTACAGGAAACTCTAGAAGTTGGGAAATCAATCTATTTTACTGTTGCATCTAATCCGGGACCTGGACTAGGTTTATTGTTAGCGTTTACGTTTTTTGGTAAAAAAGTTGCCAGAAGAACTGCACCAGGTGCAATTATTATTCACTTCTTCGGCGGTATCCATGAATTGTATTTCCCTTATGTTTTGATGAAACCGATAACAATTTTAGGGATGATTGCTGGTGGTATGTCCGGGGTACTAACATTTCAAATCTTCGGTGCAGGTTTAGTCGCTGGACCAAGTCCTGGTTCTATCTTTGCCTATCTCGCACTGACACCACGAGGCAATTTTATTGGAATCATAGCGGGAGTACTTGTTGGAACAGTCGTTTCATTCTTAGTTACTGCTGCTATTTTAAAAGCAGATAAAAGCATAGATGATGAAGAGGATGAATTTGAAGCTTCTGTTGAAAAATCAAAACGAATGAAAACTGAGGGAAAAAACTTATACGCTTCAGGAACTACAACAGTTGCTCAACCGGTTAAAAAAATCGCTTTTGCTTGTGATGCTGGATTAGGAAGCAGTGCACTAGGCGCTACGACCTTCAAGAAGAGGCTGAAAAAAGTGGATTTAGATGAAATCGAAGTTAAAAATTATCGTATTGAGGATGTTCCTGAAGAGTCGGATATTATCGTCGTACACAAAAACTTACTTGAAAGAACACGCATGAAACACCCGAATACAAGAATTGTCACTATAGAAAATTATATTGAGGATTCAAATCTACAGGACTTATTAAATGAATTGAAAGAGGGATGA
- a CDS encoding zinc-binding dehydrogenase, with protein sequence MRTKAVALYGKKDLRVREFDLPEIGEEELLVEVISDTACLSTYKATILGEDHKRVPENLEEHPIIVGHEFGGFIVKVGDKIKEQFNEGDRFVLQPAMGLDNGYSAGYSYEFFGGDATYCIIPKVAIDLGCVLPYNGTYFANGSLAEPMSCIIGAFNANYHTTPYVYKHEMGVKKGGQLALLGCGGPMGIGALDYAVNGNLGIKKIVATEIDQKRIDRLKKLIPPSAAKEKGIELVYVNVGEVENQMDHLMELSDNQGFDDVFVFAAVEPLLVLADSILGNDGCLNFFAGPTDKKFTVPINLYNVHYASTHIVGTSGGSTDDMKLSLKLTEEGKINPSMMITHIGGLEATPEMILGMKNSSAGKNAIYPHISLKLTSLEEFEEKGKTDPVFMEVHRLIEKHDGIWNEEAEKYLLENLSDQ encoded by the coding sequence ATGAGAACCAAAGCTGTTGCACTCTACGGAAAAAAAGATTTAAGAGTGAGAGAATTCGATCTTCCTGAAATCGGTGAAGAGGAACTGTTGGTAGAAGTCATTAGTGATACGGCTTGTTTATCTACTTATAAAGCAACCATTCTTGGAGAGGATCACAAGCGAGTTCCGGAAAATTTAGAGGAGCATCCAATCATTGTCGGCCATGAATTCGGAGGGTTTATTGTAAAAGTTGGAGATAAAATAAAAGAACAATTTAACGAAGGAGACAGGTTTGTTCTTCAACCGGCTATGGGCCTAGATAACGGTTATTCTGCCGGTTATAGTTATGAATTTTTTGGAGGTGATGCGACATATTGTATTATCCCAAAAGTTGCTATCGACTTAGGATGTGTGCTTCCTTATAACGGGACCTATTTTGCTAATGGCTCACTTGCAGAACCGATGTCCTGTATCATTGGTGCATTCAACGCGAATTACCACACAACACCTTATGTGTATAAGCATGAAATGGGAGTGAAAAAGGGAGGGCAACTTGCTTTACTTGGTTGTGGCGGTCCGATGGGGATTGGTGCTCTCGATTATGCAGTAAATGGCAACTTGGGTATAAAGAAAATTGTGGCTACAGAAATAGATCAAAAAAGAATCGATCGTCTGAAAAAATTGATCCCTCCGAGTGCTGCGAAGGAAAAGGGCATTGAGCTAGTGTATGTGAATGTAGGAGAAGTTGAAAACCAGATGGATCATTTAATGGAGTTGTCGGATAATCAAGGATTTGATGATGTATTCGTATTTGCGGCAGTGGAACCTCTGCTTGTTTTAGCTGACAGTATTTTGGGAAATGACGGTTGCCTGAATTTCTTTGCAGGTCCTACGGATAAAAAGTTTACAGTACCAATCAATCTGTATAATGTTCATTATGCGTCTACTCATATTGTGGGGACTTCTGGAGGATCTACGGATGACATGAAACTATCGTTAAAACTGACTGAAGAAGGAAAAATTAATCCTTCAATGATGATCACACATATAGGCGGCTTAGAAGCGACGCCGGAAATGATATTAGGAATGAAAAATTCCAGCGCCGGTAAAAATGCTATCTATCCGCATATCTCGTTAAAGTTAACAAGTCTGGAAGAGTTCGAAGAAAAAGGGAAGACTGACCCTGTCTTCATGGAAGTTCACAGATTAATAGAAAAACACGACGGAATATGGAATGAAGAAGCAGAAAAATATTTGCTTGAAAATCTAAGTGATCAATGA